GGCTCTTGCAAGTGAATGGAACGATTTTCTTTTCTTTGCCTCCGCAATCTAAACACCAATATTCTGCAAACCCGTTTTTGGGGTCTCCACATCCGAGGACTTTAGTGACAGCTTCTCTCTCACATTCGCGGATTACCTTCGAATACTTCACCTCAAACTCTGGCCAATTTATTTTAAGTATTTCTTTGATTTTTGACGAATATCTCAT
The DNA window shown above is from Pelotomaculum isophthalicicum JI and carries:
- a CDS encoding transposase zinc-binding domain-containing protein, coding for MDMRYSSKIKEILKINWPEFEVKYSKVIRECEREAVTKVLGCGDPKNGFAEYWCLDCGGKEKKIVPFTCKS